One Streptomyces sp. NBC_00102 DNA segment encodes these proteins:
- a CDS encoding dihydrodipicolinate synthase family protein, translating to MTIHLPHGAYEPRTTPLDLAPGGSPLASRTVFSAAHVVADPYVDVSPDGPAAIDWDATLAFRRHLWSHGLGVAEAMDTAQRGMGLDWAGGAELIRRSAAEAKAVGGRIACGVGTDQLTGPATLAEVRAAYEEQLALVEESGAQAILMASRALAAVAEGPEEYAETYAHLLRQATEPVVLHWLGPMFDPALEGYWGSSDLDAATDTFLKIIAEHPDKVDGIKISLLDAAREIDVRRRLPSGVRCYTGDDFNYPELIAGDERGFSHALLGIFDPLGPLAAHAVRVLDTGDTQGFRDLLDPTVELSRHLFQAPTRFYKTGVVFLAWLAGHQDHFTMVGGLQSARSLPHLAKAYELADRLGLFPDPELAESRMRALLTVQGGTR from the coding sequence GTGACGATCCACCTCCCGCACGGGGCGTACGAGCCCCGCACCACCCCCCTGGACCTGGCCCCCGGCGGCTCCCCGCTCGCCTCGCGCACGGTCTTCTCCGCCGCCCACGTCGTCGCCGACCCGTATGTCGACGTCAGCCCGGACGGGCCCGCCGCGATCGACTGGGACGCCACCCTCGCCTTCCGCCGCCACCTCTGGTCGCACGGGCTCGGGGTCGCCGAGGCGATGGACACCGCCCAGCGCGGCATGGGCCTGGACTGGGCCGGCGGCGCCGAACTGATCCGCCGCTCCGCCGCCGAGGCCAAGGCCGTCGGCGGCCGGATCGCCTGCGGGGTCGGCACCGACCAGCTCACCGGCCCGGCCACCCTCGCCGAGGTGCGCGCCGCCTACGAGGAGCAGCTCGCCCTCGTCGAGGAGAGCGGCGCCCAGGCCATCCTGATGGCCTCCCGCGCGCTCGCCGCCGTGGCCGAGGGCCCCGAGGAGTACGCGGAGACGTACGCCCACCTGCTGCGCCAGGCCACCGAACCGGTCGTCCTGCACTGGCTGGGCCCGATGTTCGACCCGGCTCTTGAGGGGTACTGGGGCTCGTCCGACCTGGACGCGGCCACCGACACCTTCCTCAAGATCATCGCCGAGCATCCGGACAAGGTCGACGGCATCAAGATCTCGCTGCTCGACGCGGCCCGCGAGATCGACGTGCGCCGCAGGCTGCCCAGCGGTGTCCGCTGCTACACCGGCGACGACTTCAACTACCCCGAGCTCATCGCGGGCGACGAACGCGGCTTCAGCCACGCGCTGCTCGGCATCTTCGACCCGCTCGGCCCGCTCGCCGCGCACGCCGTACGGGTCCTGGACACCGGTGACACCCAAGGCTTCCGGGACCTGCTGGACCCGACGGTCGAGCTCTCCCGCCACCTCTTCCAGGCGCCCACCCGCTTCTACAAGACGGGCGTGGTCTTCCTCGCCTGGCTGGCCGGGCACCAGGACCACTTCACGATGGTCGGCGGCCTCCAGTCGGCCCGTTCGCTGCCGCACCTGGCGAAGGCGTACGAACTCGCCGACCGGCTCGGCCTGTTCCCGGACCCTGAGCTGGCCGAGAGCCGGATGCGGGCACTGCTGACCGTCCAGGGAGGAACCCGATGA
- a CDS encoding Gfo/Idh/MocA family protein: MTRRTVRIAMNGVTGRMGYRQHLVRSILAIREQGGLDLGDGDVLWPEPVLVGRRAHALEELAARHGLTEWSTDLDAVLADETIDIYFDAQVTQARVEAIKKAVAAGKHIYTEKPTATDVEGALDLARLARDAGIKHGVVQDKIFLPGLLKLKRLIDGGFFGEILSVRGEFGYWVFEGDWQEAQRPSWNYRSEDGGGIVVDMFPHWEYVLHELFGKVTTVQAHVQTHIPQRWDEQGKPYAATADDAAYGIFQLEGGAVAQINSSWTVRVNRDELVEFQVDGTHGSAVAGLRNCRVQHRSATPKPVWNPDLPVTESFRDQWQEVPDNDTFDNGFKAQWELFLRHVVLDEAYSWDLMAGARGVQLAELGLKSAAEGRRFDVPELTL; the protein is encoded by the coding sequence GTGACTCGCAGGACTGTGCGCATCGCCATGAACGGCGTGACGGGTCGTATGGGATACCGGCAGCACCTGGTGCGCTCGATCCTCGCGATCCGCGAGCAGGGCGGCCTCGACCTCGGCGACGGCGACGTGCTGTGGCCCGAACCCGTCCTCGTCGGCCGCCGCGCCCACGCGCTGGAGGAGCTGGCCGCCCGGCACGGCCTCACCGAGTGGTCGACCGACCTGGACGCCGTCCTCGCCGACGAGACCATCGACATCTACTTCGACGCCCAGGTCACCCAGGCGCGCGTCGAGGCGATCAAGAAGGCCGTCGCCGCCGGCAAGCACATCTACACCGAGAAGCCCACCGCCACCGACGTGGAAGGCGCCCTCGACCTCGCCCGCCTCGCCCGCGACGCCGGCATCAAGCACGGCGTGGTCCAGGACAAGATCTTCCTGCCGGGCCTGCTCAAGCTGAAGCGCCTCATCGACGGCGGCTTCTTCGGCGAGATCCTCTCCGTGCGCGGCGAGTTCGGTTACTGGGTCTTCGAGGGTGACTGGCAGGAGGCGCAGCGCCCCTCCTGGAACTACCGCTCCGAGGACGGCGGCGGCATCGTCGTGGACATGTTCCCGCACTGGGAGTACGTCCTCCACGAGCTCTTCGGCAAGGTCACCACCGTGCAGGCGCACGTCCAGACGCACATCCCGCAGCGCTGGGACGAGCAGGGCAAGCCCTACGCCGCGACCGCCGACGACGCCGCGTACGGCATCTTCCAGCTGGAGGGCGGCGCCGTCGCCCAGATCAACTCCTCCTGGACCGTGCGCGTCAACCGCGACGAGCTGGTCGAGTTCCAGGTCGACGGCACCCACGGCTCCGCCGTCGCGGGCCTGCGCAACTGCCGCGTCCAGCACCGTTCGGCCACCCCGAAGCCGGTCTGGAACCCCGACCTCCCCGTCACCGAGTCCTTCCGGGACCAGTGGCAGGAGGTCCCCGACAACGACACCTTCGACAACGGCTTCAAGGCGCAGTGGGAGCTCTTCCTGCGCCACGTCGTCCTCGACGAGGCGTACTCCTGGGACCTGATGGCCGGTGCCCGGGGCGTGCAGCTCGCCGAGCTGGGCCTGAAGTCGGCCGCCGAGGGCCGCCGCTTCGACGTGCCGGAGCTGACGCTGTGA
- a CDS encoding LacI family DNA-binding transcriptional regulator, whose protein sequence is MTVTLADVAARARVSPATVSRVLNGNYPVAATTRERVLRAVDDLDYVLNGPASSLAAATSDLVGILVNDIADPFFGIMASAAQSEIGVPGDGTSRAGGEKLAVVCNTGGSPERELTYLTLLQRQRAAAVVLTGGALEDPAHQAAMAAKLGRLADAGTRIVFCGRPPLPENDAVTAALTFDNRGGGRHLTEHLISLGHRRIGYVAGPQERTTTRHRLEGHRAAMRAAGLLGEAGSPDEDRLTVYGPYDRRSGYEATLELLRREPGVTAVVGANDSVALGASAAVREQGLRIPEDVSVAGFDDLPFSVDAVPALTTVRLPLHEAGARAGRLAMGTETPPPGGIALIGAELMVRGSTAPPRDDRTL, encoded by the coding sequence ATGACAGTCACCCTGGCGGACGTCGCGGCACGCGCCCGGGTGTCCCCGGCCACCGTCTCCCGCGTGCTCAACGGCAATTACCCGGTCGCCGCCACCACCCGCGAACGCGTGCTGCGCGCCGTGGACGACCTGGACTACGTACTCAACGGCCCGGCCAGCTCGCTCGCCGCCGCCACCTCCGACCTCGTCGGCATCCTCGTCAACGACATCGCGGACCCGTTCTTCGGCATCATGGCGAGCGCCGCGCAGTCGGAGATCGGCGTTCCCGGAGACGGCACCTCCCGTGCGGGCGGCGAGAAGCTCGCCGTCGTCTGCAACACCGGCGGCTCCCCCGAACGCGAACTCACCTACCTCACCCTCCTCCAGCGCCAGCGCGCGGCGGCCGTCGTGCTCACCGGCGGCGCACTGGAGGACCCGGCCCACCAGGCGGCGATGGCCGCCAAGCTGGGGCGGCTCGCCGACGCGGGCACCCGGATCGTCTTCTGCGGCAGACCCCCGCTCCCCGAGAACGACGCGGTCACCGCCGCCCTCACCTTCGACAACCGGGGCGGCGGCCGACACCTGACCGAGCACCTGATCTCACTGGGCCACCGCCGGATCGGTTACGTCGCCGGCCCCCAGGAACGCACCACCACCCGTCACCGGCTGGAGGGCCACCGCGCGGCGATGCGGGCGGCGGGGCTGCTGGGCGAAGCCGGCTCCCCCGACGAGGACCGGCTCACCGTGTACGGCCCGTACGACCGCCGCTCCGGCTACGAGGCCACCCTCGAACTCCTGCGCCGCGAACCGGGGGTGACCGCCGTCGTCGGCGCCAACGACTCGGTGGCCCTGGGCGCGAGCGCCGCCGTACGCGAACAGGGGCTGCGCATCCCCGAGGACGTCTCGGTGGCCGGCTTCGACGACCTGCCGTTCTCGGTGGACGCCGTCCCGGCCCTGACGACGGTCCGGCTGCCGCTCCACGAGGCGGGGGCGCGGGCGGGCCGGCTGGCCATGGGCACGGAGACCCCGCCGCCCGGCGGCATCGCGCTGATCGGCGCGGAGCTGATGGTGCGCGGGTCCACCGCCCCGCCGCGCGACGACCGCACCCTCTGA
- a CDS encoding sugar phosphate isomerase/epimerase, which yields MKLAFSTLGVPGTPIDEVVRLAVEHGYQGVELRAHPEEPVNPGLSPDERARVVAEFEKAGVEILTVAGYVRVAAEGDDEAVVAQVAELVALAQDLGAPYVRVFPGGGDQDPEAADATAARRLGAAAPDAADRGVTILLETHDSHRAGAEAARVTGTVGHPNVGVIWDVMHTWLSGENPVDSHLVLAPYLGYVQVKDIASAEDTTPLALGEGVLPLTECLDTLAPDTWVCWEYEKRWYPGIPELPGLLSAGREFLLRVGAPKQ from the coding sequence GTGAAGCTCGCTTTCTCGACCCTCGGAGTGCCGGGGACGCCCATCGACGAGGTCGTCCGGCTGGCCGTCGAGCACGGCTATCAGGGGGTGGAGCTGCGCGCCCACCCCGAGGAGCCGGTGAACCCGGGGCTGTCGCCCGACGAACGCGCCCGGGTGGTGGCCGAGTTCGAGAAGGCCGGCGTGGAGATCCTCACCGTGGCCGGGTACGTCCGGGTCGCGGCCGAGGGTGACGACGAGGCGGTCGTGGCCCAGGTCGCCGAACTGGTCGCGCTCGCCCAGGACCTCGGGGCGCCGTACGTCCGGGTGTTCCCCGGCGGCGGCGACCAGGACCCGGAGGCCGCCGACGCGACGGCGGCCCGACGGCTCGGGGCCGCCGCCCCGGACGCCGCCGACCGGGGCGTCACCATCCTGCTGGAGACCCACGACTCGCACCGGGCCGGGGCCGAAGCGGCCCGGGTCACCGGGACGGTGGGGCACCCGAACGTCGGCGTGATCTGGGACGTGATGCACACCTGGCTGTCCGGCGAGAATCCGGTCGACAGCCACCTCGTGCTGGCCCCGTACCTCGGCTACGTACAGGTCAAGGACATCGCCTCGGCCGAGGACACCACCCCGCTGGCGCTCGGCGAGGGCGTGCTGCCGCTGACGGAGTGCCTGGACACGCTCGCGCCGGACACCTGGGTGTGCTGGGAGTACGAGAAGCGCTGGTACCCGGGGATCCCGGAGCTGCCCGGACTGCTGTCCGCAGGGCGCGAGTTCCTGCTGCGGGTGGGCGCGCCGAAGCAGTAG
- a CDS encoding EamA family transporter, with amino-acid sequence MRPSHIALAVLVTALWGVNFVVIELGLDHFPPLLFSALRFLIAALPAVFFVGPPKVAWKWIVGVGLALGVAKFGLLFVGMDQGMGAGLSSLVLQVQAVFTALFAAVALGERPGRVRLAGMAVALAGIAVAAVDEGASGPVLAFVLVVAAAAFWGVSNVFTRKAAPPDSLNFMVWVSTVPVLPLLGLSLLFEGWDRDADALAAMDWTGAGTVVYVAWISTVFGFGAWGYLLRHHPASTVAPFTLLVPVFGMSSAALFLGESVSPLRWCAAALLVGGVAVTSLGGRWQKPVAAAPVPAAAQGARA; translated from the coding sequence ATGCGTCCCTCCCACATCGCCCTCGCCGTCCTCGTGACCGCCCTCTGGGGCGTGAACTTCGTCGTCATCGAGCTCGGTCTCGACCACTTCCCGCCCCTGCTCTTCTCCGCGCTGCGCTTCCTGATCGCCGCGCTGCCCGCCGTCTTCTTCGTCGGACCGCCCAAGGTCGCGTGGAAGTGGATCGTGGGCGTCGGCCTCGCGCTCGGGGTCGCCAAGTTCGGCCTGCTCTTCGTCGGCATGGACCAGGGCATGGGCGCCGGGCTCTCCTCGCTCGTCCTCCAGGTCCAGGCGGTCTTCACCGCCCTCTTCGCCGCGGTCGCCCTCGGGGAACGCCCGGGCAGGGTCCGCCTGGCCGGGATGGCGGTGGCGCTCGCCGGGATCGCCGTCGCCGCCGTCGACGAGGGCGCGAGCGGACCGGTGCTCGCGTTCGTGCTGGTCGTCGCCGCGGCCGCCTTCTGGGGCGTCTCCAACGTCTTCACCCGCAAGGCCGCCCCGCCGGACTCCCTCAACTTCATGGTGTGGGTCTCGACCGTGCCCGTCCTGCCCCTGCTCGGCCTCTCGCTGCTCTTCGAGGGGTGGGACCGGGACGCCGACGCGCTCGCCGCGATGGACTGGACCGGAGCGGGGACGGTCGTCTACGTCGCCTGGATCTCCACCGTCTTCGGCTTCGGCGCCTGGGGATACCTGCTCCGCCACCACCCGGCGTCCACGGTCGCGCCGTTCACCCTTCTCGTCCCGGTCTTCGGGATGTCCTCGGCGGCGCTCTTCCTGGGCGAGTCGGTGAGCCCGCTGCGCTGGTGCGCGGCGGCCCTGCTGGTCGGCGGGGTGGCCGTGACCTCCCTCGGAGGGCGGTGGCAGAAGCCGGTGGCGGCGGCCCCGGTGCCCGCCGCCGCGCAGGGGGCGCGGGCCTGA
- a CDS encoding LysR family transcriptional regulator has translation MLDLARLRALHAVSVHGSVAGAASALGYTPSAISQQITKLERETRTTLLERRGRGIALTEDARHLAFAAQELLAIMERTQTTLEERRGLPTGQLSIGAFASAARGLLPGVLAGLDREHPSLEVRLTEVDPHLSVDLVAKGVIDLAVAHDWDIAPLPAPEGLDQAVIGDDRCDLLVPEGHVLAGREAVLREELARERWICQPPGTVCHDWLVRTLRTAGYEPDIRHLAEENHTQLALVAAGLGVAMIPRLGRGPLPEGVVAVRLDPVPVRRLYALWRTGAARRPAITAAVSALLAHGRTIGLTRA, from the coding sequence ATGCTCGATCTCGCCCGTCTGCGCGCGCTGCACGCCGTCTCGGTGCACGGTTCGGTCGCGGGTGCCGCCTCGGCGCTCGGGTACACCCCGTCGGCGATCTCCCAGCAGATCACCAAGCTGGAGCGGGAGACCCGCACGACCCTGCTGGAGCGGCGCGGGCGGGGTATCGCACTCACCGAGGACGCACGTCATCTCGCTTTCGCCGCACAGGAGTTGCTGGCCATCATGGAGCGGACGCAGACGACTCTGGAGGAGCGCAGGGGGCTGCCGACGGGCCAGTTGTCGATCGGCGCCTTCGCCTCCGCGGCGCGCGGTCTGCTGCCGGGCGTACTGGCCGGCCTGGACCGCGAACACCCGTCGCTGGAGGTCCGGCTGACGGAGGTGGACCCGCACCTCTCGGTGGACCTGGTGGCCAAGGGCGTGATCGACCTGGCGGTCGCGCACGACTGGGACATCGCGCCGCTGCCGGCGCCCGAAGGGCTGGACCAGGCGGTGATCGGCGACGACCGGTGCGATCTGCTGGTACCGGAGGGACACGTGCTGGCCGGGCGGGAAGCGGTGCTCCGCGAGGAGCTCGCGCGGGAGCGGTGGATCTGCCAGCCGCCCGGCACGGTCTGCCACGACTGGCTCGTCCGGACGCTGCGGACGGCGGGGTACGAGCCCGACATCCGGCACCTGGCGGAGGAGAACCACACCCAGCTCGCCCTGGTCGCCGCCGGGCTGGGGGTGGCGATGATCCCGCGCCTGGGGCGGGGGCCGCTGCCGGAGGGCGTGGTGGCGGTGCGGCTCGATCCCGTACCGGTGCGCAGGCTGTACGCGCTCTGGCGGACGGGGGCGGCCCGCCGCCCGGCGATCACCGCGGCGGTCTCGGCGCTGCTGGCGCACGGGCGGACGATCGGGCTGACCCGAGCCTGA
- a CDS encoding glycoside hydrolase family 3 protein: protein MHHRTSRRTLLAAAAAGAAAAATGVVAIPAAAADRADSRHVPADRLRRIVAGMSLEEKVGQLFVMRVYGHSATEPDQADIDANLAEIGVRTAAEMIAKYHVGGIIYFTWAHNTRDPHQIAALSNGIQQAALAGPSKVPLLVSTDQEHGIVCRVGEPATLLPGAMALGAGGSRADARRAAQIAGTELAALGINQNYAPDSDVNVNPANPVIGVRSFGADPDSVAGMVAAQVKGYQGAGIASTAKHFPGHGDTSTDSHTGLPVITHTREQWAELDAPPFRAAVAAGIDSIMTAHIVVPALDPSEDPATLSRPILTGVLREELGYDGVVVTDALGMEGVRTKYGDERVPVLALKAGVDQLLNPPTLDVAWNAVVNAVHNGELTEARIEESVLRILRLKAKLGLFHDPFVKDSQVDRIVGTRAHLAAADRIAEHTTTLLANPTGLLPLSRRSHKNILVVGADPASPSGTTGPPTSTLAAEFTALGHTATALSTGTAPAAAKIAEAVAAAAGKDAVVVGTYNVTATSSQRTLVSALAATGVPVVTVAIRNPYDIAQLAGTGYAASLASYSWTDVELRASARVIAGHAEPGGRLPVPVPRADDPSQVLHPVGYGLEY, encoded by the coding sequence GTGCACCACCGCACCTCCAGACGCACCCTCCTCGCCGCGGCGGCGGCCGGCGCGGCGGCCGCGGCCACCGGCGTCGTCGCGATCCCGGCCGCGGCGGCGGACCGGGCGGACTCCCGCCACGTCCCCGCGGACCGGCTCCGGCGGATCGTCGCCGGGATGTCCCTCGAGGAGAAGGTCGGCCAGCTCTTCGTGATGCGGGTGTACGGCCACTCCGCGACGGAGCCGGACCAGGCGGACATCGACGCCAACCTCGCCGAGATCGGGGTCCGTACGGCCGCCGAGATGATCGCCAAGTACCACGTCGGCGGGATCATCTACTTCACCTGGGCGCACAACACCCGTGACCCGCACCAGATCGCGGCGCTCTCCAACGGCATCCAGCAGGCCGCGCTCGCCGGGCCGTCGAAGGTGCCGCTGCTGGTCTCCACCGACCAGGAGCACGGCATCGTCTGCCGGGTCGGAGAACCCGCCACCCTGCTGCCGGGCGCGATGGCGCTGGGCGCGGGCGGTTCGCGGGCCGACGCCCGCCGCGCCGCCCAGATCGCGGGCACCGAGCTGGCCGCCCTCGGCATCAACCAGAACTACGCGCCCGACTCGGACGTCAACGTCAACCCGGCCAACCCGGTCATCGGCGTACGCTCCTTCGGCGCCGACCCGGACTCCGTGGCGGGGATGGTCGCCGCGCAGGTGAAGGGGTACCAGGGCGCCGGGATCGCCTCGACGGCCAAGCACTTCCCCGGTCACGGCGACACCAGCACCGACAGTCACACCGGGCTGCCGGTCATCACCCACACCCGCGAGCAGTGGGCCGAGCTGGACGCCCCGCCGTTCCGGGCGGCCGTCGCGGCGGGCATCGACTCGATCATGACCGCGCACATCGTGGTCCCCGCCCTCGACCCGTCCGAGGACCCGGCGACCCTGTCGCGGCCGATCCTGACGGGCGTCCTGCGCGAGGAACTCGGGTACGACGGGGTGGTGGTGACGGACGCGCTCGGCATGGAGGGCGTGCGCACCAAGTACGGCGACGAGCGGGTGCCGGTCCTGGCGCTGAAGGCGGGCGTCGACCAGCTGCTCAACCCGCCGACCCTGGACGTCGCGTGGAACGCGGTGGTGAACGCCGTACACAACGGCGAACTCACCGAGGCCCGCATTGAGGAATCGGTTCTGCGGATCCTGCGGCTGAAGGCGAAACTCGGGCTCTTCCACGACCCGTTCGTCAAGGACTCGCAGGTGGACCGGATCGTCGGCACCCGGGCGCACCTGGCCGCCGCCGACCGGATCGCCGAGCACACCACCACGCTGCTCGCCAACCCCACCGGTCTGCTGCCGCTCTCCCGGCGCAGCCACAAGAACATCCTGGTGGTGGGCGCGGATCCGGCCTCCCCGTCCGGTACGACCGGTCCGCCGACCAGCACGCTGGCCGCGGAGTTCACCGCGCTCGGCCACACGGCGACGGCCCTGTCCACCGGCACCGCGCCGGCCGCGGCGAAGATCGCCGAGGCGGTGGCGGCCGCGGCGGGCAAGGACGCGGTGGTGGTCGGCACGTACAACGTGACGGCGACCAGCTCGCAACGCACCCTGGTGAGCGCGCTCGCCGCGACCGGGGTCCCGGTGGTCACGGTGGCGATCCGCAACCCGTACGACATCGCGCAGCTGGCGGGTACGGGGTACGCGGCGAGCCTCGCGTCGTACTCCTGGACCGACGTCGAACTGCGTGCCTCGGCACGGGTGATCGCGGGCCACGCCGAGCCGGGCGGGCGGCTGCCCGTCCCGGTACCGCGCGCGGACGACCCGTCGCAGGTGCTCCACCCGGTGGGGTACGGCCTGGAGTACTGA
- a CDS encoding S28 family serine protease codes for MRKTLRGALSLALLIGTVGATGASAGAANAAQPAVEQTGTAATATANADTTDIKDRILAIPGMSLIEEKAVTGYRYFVLDYTQPIDHRHPSKGTFQQRITLLHKDTSRPTVFFTSGYNVSTSASRSEPTRIVDGNQVSLEYRFFTPSRPQPADWSKLDIWQAASDQHRVYAALKKIYSQNWLATGGSKGGMTATYYERYYPKDMNGVVAYVAPNDVVNDEDSAYDRFFGSVGTKECRDKLSAVQREALVRRAPLEEKYAAYAAENGYTFSTVGTLDKAYEAVVMDYVWAFWQYSKVADCVSLPADAKTATDQEIWDSVDAISGFSAYADQGLETYTPYYYQAGTQLGSPDITQPWLGKLSRYGYQPPRNFVPRSIPMTFQKGVMRDVDSWVTHHATRMMYVYGQNDPWGAERFAPGKGSRDSYVYTQPGGNHGSNVAGLVADESAAATATILRWAGVTPAAVAADPAKAAPLAKYDTRLDKQDEQLTRRHTRRP; via the coding sequence ATGCGTAAGACGCTCAGAGGTGCTCTGTCGCTCGCGTTGCTGATCGGCACGGTCGGTGCGACAGGGGCCTCGGCCGGAGCGGCCAACGCCGCGCAGCCGGCGGTGGAGCAGACGGGGACGGCCGCGACCGCCACAGCGAATGCGGACACCACGGACATCAAGGACCGCATCCTTGCCATACCGGGCATGAGCCTGATCGAGGAGAAGGCGGTCACCGGCTACCGCTACTTCGTCCTCGACTACACGCAGCCGATCGACCACCGGCACCCGTCCAAGGGCACGTTCCAGCAGCGGATCACCCTGCTGCACAAGGACACCTCGCGGCCCACGGTCTTCTTCACCAGCGGCTACAACGTCTCCACCTCGGCGAGCCGCAGCGAGCCGACCCGCATCGTGGACGGCAACCAGGTCTCCCTGGAGTACCGGTTCTTCACGCCCTCGCGCCCCCAGCCCGCCGACTGGTCCAAGCTCGACATCTGGCAGGCGGCCAGTGACCAGCACCGGGTGTACGCGGCGCTGAAGAAGATCTACAGCCAGAACTGGCTGGCCACCGGCGGCTCCAAGGGCGGCATGACCGCGACCTACTACGAGCGCTACTACCCGAAGGACATGAACGGCGTCGTCGCCTACGTCGCACCGAACGACGTGGTGAACGACGAGGACTCCGCGTACGACCGCTTCTTCGGATCGGTCGGCACGAAGGAGTGCCGCGACAAGCTGAGCGCCGTCCAGCGCGAGGCCCTGGTCAGGCGCGCGCCTCTGGAGGAGAAGTACGCGGCGTACGCGGCCGAGAACGGCTACACCTTCTCCACCGTGGGCACGCTCGACAAGGCGTACGAGGCCGTGGTCATGGACTACGTCTGGGCTTTCTGGCAGTACAGCAAGGTCGCCGACTGCGTCTCCCTCCCCGCCGACGCCAAGACCGCCACCGATCAGGAGATCTGGGACTCCGTCGACGCCATCTCGGGCTTCTCCGCCTACGCCGACCAGGGCCTGGAGACGTACACGCCGTACTACTACCAGGCCGGTACCCAGCTCGGGTCGCCCGACATCACGCAGCCCTGGCTCGGCAAGCTGAGCCGGTACGGCTACCAGCCGCCGCGCAACTTCGTGCCGCGCTCCATCCCCATGACCTTCCAGAAGGGCGTCATGCGGGACGTGGACTCCTGGGTCACCCACCACGCCACCCGGATGATGTACGTCTACGGGCAGAACGACCCCTGGGGCGCCGAGCGGTTCGCCCCCGGCAAGGGCTCCCGGGACAGCTACGTCTACACCCAGCCCGGCGGCAACCACGGCTCGAACGTGGCGGGCCTGGTGGCCGACGAGAGCGCGGCGGCCACCGCGACCATCCTGCGCTGGGCGGGGGTCACCCCGGCGGCCGTGGCGGCCGACCCGGCGAAGGCGGCCCCGCTGGCCAAGTACGACACCCGCCTCGACAAGCAGGACGAGCAGCTGACCCGACGTCACACCCGGCGCCCCTGA